The Bradyrhizobium sp. LLZ17 genomic sequence GGTCCAGGCGACCAGGGTCGGCGAGCGTGCGGCGGATGTCGTCCAGTCCACTCTGCCAATGCGCGCGCATTGCGCTCAGCCCGAACTCGTAGTCCTTTGACTGGCCCTCGTAGATCTTGGATTGATAGATCAGGTGGACGATGTTGTAGGAGCGGTGGCGGGCCATGTCCGCGATGGCGCGGATTTCCGGGTCCTGCCTTGCTCTTTCGGGCAACTCCTGGATCGTCCGCTGCAATGCCTGACGCATCTTCTGCATGCGTAGCGCCTGGTCCGTGATGGCGCGTGTGCGGCTCGAATATTGGATGTCCTTCTGCCGGCTCGACACCTCCATCATGTCATGGGGAACGCGACCCTTGGCCGACCAGAGATCGACCTGGAAGGTCAGCGTGTCGCGCGGCTCGCTGGAGAGCACGCGTGAAAGCGGGGTGTTCCAGACGACGCCGCCATCCCAATAGTGTTCTCCGTCGATCTCGACGGCAGGGAAGCCCGGCGGCAAAGCGCCGGACGCCATGAAATGCTTCGGCCCCAGTCTGCGTTCGGTCGTGTCAAAGTAGGTCAGGTTACCGGTACGGACGTTGACCGCGCCGACGCTGACGCGCACCCCGCCCGAGTTCAACCGGTCGAAATCGACGAGTCTTTCAAGCGTTCGCTGCAGTGGCGCGGTGTCGTAGAAGCTGGTCGCCGAATCGCCCGAGAAGGGCGACAAAAATGGCGACGGGAAGCGAGGCTTGAAGAAGCCGGGCTGCCCTTGGAACAAGGCTCGCATCGCGGCAAACGTGTTGTGTAGCGACCGAAGATCGAACGCGAACGGCAAGGCATCAGCGAGCCCTTCGCCGGCGGGCCATCCCGCCGGGGCTGCACAGATGGTTTCCCAAAACTCGCGCAGCCGTTCGACCCGCTTGGCTTCGGGCGAGCCGGCGATAATGGCGGCGTTGAGCGCCCCGATCGAAATGCCGGCCAGCCAGTTCGGCCGGATCCCGGCCTCGTGCAGGCCCTCATAGACACCAGCCTGATAGGCTCCCAGAGCCCCGCCGCCCTGCAGCACCAGCGCGACGACGTCGTAGGGCAACGGCCTGGATTGCTCCGGCACAGGACTGATTTGCTCGCGCATGACCTTCAGCATTTTCCAAACTCCCGATGTTGTGGCCGTTCGATCAACCGGCGTTCGCTTCGATGAGGACTTCGGACCTCGATCCGCGTCGTTGCGCGGCTGCGCCCGGCGACAGGTAGTCGTGGACCACGGTGCCGAGGCCGAGGGTCAGATCGGCGACCAGGTGTTTGGCCGAGAGCACCTGAAGGACGGGCAGCTCGGCGACCGGAGCCAGGGCATGCGAGTACAGGTCCAGCGCAACCGGCCCGGTCCATGCGCCCTTTACGGTGATATCTTCGAGGTGGTAGCGGACCAGCTCGCAGATGCGCGCCGAGCCGTCGACGTGCGGGATGATCTTGAGCAGGAAGTTGGGTGCGGTGAGCTTCCTTGCCTCGACCTCGATGTCGAGGGCGCGATGCTTGTAACCCATGGTACCCGTCGCGATGCGAACCGAGCCGTAGTTCAGGGTGCCGACCAGCGTATCGATCTCGACCGCGAGCTTCGGTTGCGCCAGCTTCTTGGGAAAGCCCCACAGCTCGCGGCCGCCCGCGATTGGCGGATGATCGTTGAGAAACATCTGATGGGTAAAGCTGCCGGCCTGCCCCTGGTAGGAGACCGGGATGACCTGGCCGCTTTCGGTGTAGTCGCCGAAGCCGGTCGAGTCCGGCATGCGGATGAACTCGTAGTTCACCACCGGTTCAGTCAGCTCGAGCGGTGCCGGCACGATCCGGCGCAGCGCCTCGGGATCCGTCCGGTACTGGATGATGAAGTACTCACGGTTGATGAAGCGGTAGGGGGCCGGTGGAAAGGCCGGATTTGTCAGCGGCATGGCGAACGCTGTCGCGCGCACGGACTCGTGTTTCATCTTGGTCGGCTCCAAATGAAGGAAGGTGATCGGGCCGCGCTGATGCGTCTATTGGCGCGGCCCGTAGATGTGCGGCATCTACACTTCGCCAACGCGCTCCGGGTCGGCCGAGGCGAGCGCGGCGGCACGCTCGGCCCGCGGCGGATAGATCCACACCGTGTTGATCTGCTGCTTGGTCCTCTTCGCCTCGTCGCCGACGAGCTCGAGCTTTCGATGCCAGCCGCGCGTGAAGATTGCACCGGCTTCGCCGAGATCGAGACAGGTGGCATAGGCCTTTTGGTGATAGGAGTTGGTCGGAACGCCCAAGAGCTCGGCGGCCGCATTGTGGCCGGCGAAGGCGCCCATCCGCGTAGCGTGCTGGCAGGACATCAAGGCGTAATTGCCAAGATCGTCGCATGCTGCCTTGGCGGCATCGCCGGTGGCAAAGACGCCGGCGACTCCCGGCACGCGCAAGTCCCGGTCGACAAGCAGCCGACCCAGGTTGTCACGCTCGGCGGGGATTTGCGTGGTCGATGGTGCAGCCCGCATACCCGCGGCCCAGATCACGGTCTCGGCGTCGATGTGTTCGCCGGTGGAAAGCGTGATGCCGGACTTGTCGAGTGCCTCGACGCCGGCCCCGAGCCGGGTCTCCACGCCGAGCTTGCGCAGTGCTTCCTCGATAACGGGACGGGGCCCGGACCCCATATCAGGAGCAATCGCAGGGTTGCGGTCGACGATGACGACGCGCGGCTTTGCGTCCTTGCCGAGGATCGCGCGAAGCCGCGCAGGAATCTCCGTAGCTACCTCGATCCCGGTGAAGCCACCGCCGGCAACGACGACAGTGTCGCGTCCGTTCCTGGCCGGCCGGCGAACGAGATTGTGTAGATGCCGATCGAGCGCAATCGCGTCATCGAGCTTGTCGACGCTGAAGGCGTGTTCGGCGAGACCGGGAATGTTCGGACGGAACAGTCGGCTGCCGGTGGCCAAGACAAGTCGATCGTAGGAGAGGCGCTTCTTCGTGCCGTCGCCCGCCTCGATATCCACTGCGCGCGATCGGGTGTCGATCGTCTCGGCGCTGCCCTGCACGTAGACAACGTCGATGGCCTTGAGGACGTCCTGGAGAGGCGCTGTCAGGGTCTCGGGCTTGTGTTCATAGAGCCGCGGGCGAACGACCAGCGTCGGCTCCGGTGCAACCAGCGCAATCTCGAGGTCTTCGGGCGAAGCGCCCTGAATGTCGCGCAGGCGAGCGGCGGAAAGTGCGGCGTACATGCCGGCGAAGCCGGCGCCGATGATGACTAGTCGCATGTGGTCTACTCCTCTGGTTGATGTTCGAGCATAGGCGCGTTGTCGCCGCCGCTCCTGTTGCGGTTTCGTGGTCGATGGCGCGAAAACGTGAAAACGAGAATGTTAGGTCTAAGGGGAGGCGCAGCTCTGCATCGACGCGGCTCGCAGCGGCCAGCGTCGGCGGAAGAGAATCGGCTCGGCGGCATTCGGACCTCCCCAGTTGACGTAGGGAAGCTGCGCGTCGTCGTTGGCCATGAAGGTCATCCCAGAGTTTATTCTCTGCAGCGACTGCGTTGGAATTTCCACTTCCTCTCCCGTTGCGGAGGTGAAGCGGACCGCCAACGACAGTCCGTAAACGATTGTGCTTGCAATGAGCCGGCGGCGCGGTGCGATTGAAAAGAGGCTGACGAAGGTCTTCGAGGTCATCATTCGTCTCCATCTCTTGAGTGTTGGTAGGTTGGTGATTTAGTGGAAGTGAGCTTCAATTGCGCCAGAGCGATTGCGGCCCTTGTAGAGCGATTGCCACTACCGCATGCGCCGCCGCCAATCGCTCGGCGTTTCTCCGGTCAGTCGCCTGAACGCTGCCGCGAAGGCGGCCTGAGAGGCATAACCAAGCTCCGCCGCTACCATGGCGATCGATGCTTCGGTCCCTCGCAGCATGTTCATCGCCTGTTCGAGCCGGTGCTGACGCAGCCAGGCGTGAGGTGAAAGACCGGTGCTCTCCTTGAAGGATCGGCAGAAATGGAAACGCGACAAGCCCGCGTCCGCGGCGAGCGCCGATAGCGACACGTCCGCATCAATATCGGAGCGCAAGCGCTCGATGGCGCGACGCAGGACGGTTGGTGACAGGCCGCCTGTGACCGGCTGGAAAGTGGTTGGTGCGTCCACGTGCGCAGCGAGCAGGCGCGTGGCCAAGAGCTCTGTGAGCTGGTGCCTGAACAAGGCGTCGAGCGCCGCGTTCTCCTCCATGGCATCCGCCGCACTCATAAGCAGACGGGACGTGATGATGTCGGAATGAGCGGTTCGCTCCAGGAGAGTGCCGGCGCTCGCTTGGTCCGCTTCACCTGCAATCCGCTCCAGTGTCGTGTGCGGCAGATAGAGCTGCACCACGTCAACCACTCCGGGGATGTCCCATCGTGCGCTTGAGCCGGCCGGGATGATCGTCACCACGCCGGAACGCGCAGTACCAATGGCAACTGATTTCCCGGTGCGCTGCTCCAGTCGCTGCATCCCCGTGGGATAGGTCATGATGACGTGGTCAGCCATCGGCTGGACCACATCGTGCAAGGCGCCATGCTTCCAATGGGCGATTGCGCCATTGGATGGGTCAGACGCCATACGGAGCGGCGCGGTTTTGAGGACGCGCGCCATTTCCATATCGGCGGGACGCCGGTCAGTGGCTGACATGTCGCTCTGGTGGGCGCCGGGTGCAGACAGCAAAGCCTGCAATGGATCGTGCGAGATTGAGTTGCTCATGGCGTGTGCTCGCGTTGGGGACCAAGACTCGCGCTGCTCGGCGTAACTAGCGGGCTGGTGCGAAGCGGAGGCTTCCTGGCTGCCCTTGATTGCGCGTGAGCGCCGCGAACTTTCGCTGCGCGTTCTAGGCGCGGAGAACTACGGAGGCTTTCCTAAACCCGCTGGGCTTTGCCTATTCCTGCTCAAAGTCGCTGCGGGCGCTGGACGGGTCCGAAATCGGCCATCGAAACGGGCCACTCCCAATGTTCACAAATGCACGATGGACCGATCAGGGCTGGCGGAGCGGGGGACCCGGGAAAGACGATAACACATTGTAATTGCTTAGAAAATTTATGGTCGGGGTTTGGTCGAGCCGAGGTCGACGCCGCTACTTCTTACCTTTAGGTCTGGACGGTCGCTTGCCGAGGCCCGACAATGCAGTGCGAACCTCGCGCGGGCGCAGCAATGGGCCGCCGAGCCGAATTTCACTGATAAGTGCAACAGATGATGCAGACGGGCGTCTACGGACAGAGGCTCGGGCGACCCTTGTTTCTGAAGGAGGCGCCTTCTCTGATCACGCGCTCGCTGCGCAGCGCCGAACTCGCGGTCACCGAAACCCGGAATGATGATCCGGTGTGCGATCTTTCGGGCCCCTTTCCCTCCGAGGATGCCTACCTCGTCAGTCTCAAGCTTCGCGACTACCCCGACTGCGAATGTTGGGAACGGGGCAGGTGCGTCATCAAGACGGATGTCCGCGCCGGCGCGACGTATCTTTATGATCTCAAGCGCGATCCTCGCTTCGTGATCGACAAGCCGTTCCACTCCACCTTCTTCTATCTGCCACGCTCCGCGCTGGACGACATGGCCAAACAGGCTGGGGCGCCGCGCATCGGAGAACTCACCTATCAGCCCGGTATCGGACATGACGATCCGGTCGTCAGCCATCTGGGTGCGTCGCTCCTGGCGGCGCTGCATCGTCAGGAAGAAACCAATCAGCTCTTCGTCGATCACATGATGCTCGCGTTCACCGCGCACATTGCGCGGGCCTATGGCGGCCTGCAGCGCATCACCAAATCGGCGAGCGGCGGTCTTGCACCATGGCAAGTGAAACGAGCCTGCGAAAGGCTGGACTCCGATCTGGGCGGAAAGCTTTCCTTGCAACAAATCGCGGCTGAATTCGATCTCTCGGTCAGTCATTTTTCGCGCGCGTTTCGGATCTCGACCGGTCTGCCGCCGCACCAGTGGTTGCTCCAGCAGCGACTGAAGGCGGCCAAGCAGTTGATGACGGTCCGCGCGTTGCCGCTGGCGGAGATCGCGCTATCGGCCGGGTTTGCTAATCAAAGCCATTTCACGCGAGTTTTCTCGGCCGTGGTCGGTGTCAGCCCAGGCGCGTGGCGCCGCGAAACGCAAGGCGCCGCGAGACGCGAAACGTAATCCAGGCACGTCAGGACGGTGCCGGGGAGTGCGCGTCGGCGTCTTCACAAGCGCTCGATGGAACCGCTCGAGGCCCTTGGGATCGAGCGGAGCTCTTTGCCGGACGATCCAGATCATCTTGAAAATGCTCTTGAAATAGCTTTGCGAAAACTGCTTTGGGGGCCGCGGGAGCGACTACTCGCTCCGCCGGCCGACCTAGACGGTCGAGCCCGATCTCCGGTAGTAAATTGCCACTTGCAAGGCGAACATTGCCGGCTCCGGCTGTCACCGTTGAGATCGACCCTATGGCACAAGCAAGCACCTTCGGGCAGAGGGTCGGCCAGTACTTGCATCTCAGGGATGCGCCACCCTCGCTGATC encodes the following:
- a CDS encoding helix-turn-helix domain-containing protein, with amino-acid sequence MMQTGVYGQRLGRPLFLKEAPSLITRSLRSAELAVTETRNDDPVCDLSGPFPSEDAYLVSLKLRDYPDCECWERGRCVIKTDVRAGATYLYDLKRDPRFVIDKPFHSTFFYLPRSALDDMAKQAGAPRIGELTYQPGIGHDDPVVSHLGASLLAALHRQEETNQLFVDHMMLAFTAHIARAYGGLQRITKSASGGLAPWQVKRACERLDSDLGGKLSLQQIAAEFDLSVSHFSRAFRISTGLPPHQWLLQQRLKAAKQLMTVRALPLAEIALSAGFANQSHFTRVFSAVVGVSPGAWRRETQGAARRET
- a CDS encoding NAD(P)/FAD-dependent oxidoreductase is translated as MRLVIIGAGFAGMYAALSAARLRDIQGASPEDLEIALVAPEPTLVVRPRLYEHKPETLTAPLQDVLKAIDVVYVQGSAETIDTRSRAVDIEAGDGTKKRLSYDRLVLATGSRLFRPNIPGLAEHAFSVDKLDDAIALDRHLHNLVRRPARNGRDTVVVAGGGFTGIEVATEIPARLRAILGKDAKPRVVIVDRNPAIAPDMGSGPRPVIEEALRKLGVETRLGAGVEALDKSGITLSTGEHIDAETVIWAAGMRAAPSTTQIPAERDNLGRLLVDRDLRVPGVAGVFATGDAAKAACDDLGNYALMSCQHATRMGAFAGHNAAAELLGVPTNSYHQKAYATCLDLGEAGAIFTRGWHRKLELVGDEAKRTKQQINTVWIYPPRAERAAALASADPERVGEV
- a CDS encoding helix-turn-helix domain-containing protein; translated protein: MSNSISHDPLQALLSAPGAHQSDMSATDRRPADMEMARVLKTAPLRMASDPSNGAIAHWKHGALHDVVQPMADHVIMTYPTGMQRLEQRTGKSVAIGTARSGVVTIIPAGSSARWDIPGVVDVVQLYLPHTTLERIAGEADQASAGTLLERTAHSDIITSRLLMSAADAMEENAALDALFRHQLTELLATRLLAAHVDAPTTFQPVTGGLSPTVLRRAIERLRSDIDADVSLSALAADAGLSRFHFCRSFKESTGLSPHAWLRQHRLEQAMNMLRGTEASIAMVAAELGYASQAAFAAAFRRLTGETPSDWRRRMR
- a CDS encoding acetoacetate decarboxylase, whose amino-acid sequence is MKHESVRATAFAMPLTNPAFPPAPYRFINREYFIIQYRTDPEALRRIVPAPLELTEPVVNYEFIRMPDSTGFGDYTESGQVIPVSYQGQAGSFTHQMFLNDHPPIAGGRELWGFPKKLAQPKLAVEIDTLVGTLNYGSVRIATGTMGYKHRALDIEVEARKLTAPNFLLKIIPHVDGSARICELVRYHLEDITVKGAWTGPVALDLYSHALAPVAELPVLQVLSAKHLVADLTLGLGTVVHDYLSPGAAAQRRGSRSEVLIEANAG
- a CDS encoding DUF3734 domain-containing protein; translated protein: MLKVMREQISPVPEQSRPLPYDVVALVLQGGGALGAYQAGVYEGLHEAGIRPNWLAGISIGALNAAIIAGSPEAKRVERLREFWETICAAPAGWPAGEGLADALPFAFDLRSLHNTFAAMRALFQGQPGFFKPRFPSPFLSPFSGDSATSFYDTAPLQRTLERLVDFDRLNSGGVRVSVGAVNVRTGNLTYFDTTERRLGPKHFMASGALPPGFPAVEIDGEHYWDGGVVWNTPLSRVLSSEPRDTLTFQVDLWSAKGRVPHDMMEVSSRQKDIQYSSRTRAITDQALRMQKMRQALQRTIQELPERARQDPEIRAIADMARHRSYNIVHLIYQSKIYEGQSKDYEFGLSAMRAHWQSGLDDIRRTLADPGRLDPPDPDLGIVTHDVHRRD